In a genomic window of Leishmania mexicana MHOM/GT/2001/U1103 complete genome, chromosome 30:
- a CDS encoding putative 3,2-trans-enoyl-CoA isomerase, mitochondrial precursor, translating to MRRAISSSLTRGACTLGVMSGLFQLTQYRFQSHPPPGVPQGRQQNLSVAHAGSKQGDDAQPEFEPPKKPTEVPKFVKINTNEKGITNVQLARAPVNSLSLELLQELNQWMLWLGSNEETKAVIISSAIPTVFSAGLDLVEVHNPKPDRIAVFWQGFQEMWLIFNSFPKPIIAAITGNSPAGGCIIAMGCDYRVMARGPKDNTNNSRLYRIGLNETKLGLVAPPWVMPAYAYLMGSRQAERMLQLGDTPVADDAQKLGLIDEVAADEERAIEVAYQQAERFLSVPQQSRWMARDMMRREYLQMLASDEERNYDTEFFTQFVQSPEVQKNLENYLERLKSRSRK from the coding sequence ATGCGCCGCGCCATCTCGTCCTCTCTCACTCGTGGCGCCTGCACTCTTGGCGTCATGTCGGGGCTGTTTCAGCTCACGCAGTACCGCTTCCAGTCGCACCCACCGCCTGGTGTGCCGCAGGGCCGGCAGCAAAACCTGAGCGTCGCTCATGCGGGATCCAAGCAGGGTGACGATGCGCAGCCAGAGTTTGAGCCCCCGAAGAAGCCGACAGAGGTGCCCAAGTTTGTGAAGATCAACACGAATGAGAAGGGCATCACGAACGTTCAGCTGGCCCGTGCCCCGGTGAACTCGCTGAGCCTGGAGCTCTTGCAGGAGCTGAACCAGTGGATGCTGTGGCTTGGGAGCAACGAGGAGACGAAGGCTGTGATCATCTCCTCTGCTATTCCAACAGTCTTCTCGGCTGGGCTTGACCTTGTTGAGGTGCATAACCCGAAGCCGGACCGCATCGCGGTCTTCTGGCAAGGGTTCCAGGAGATGTGGCTCATCTTCAACTCCTTCCCCAAGCCAATCATCGCGGCCATTACCGGCAACTCTCCAGCAGGCGGCTGTATCATCGCGATGGGCTGTGACTACCGCGTGATGGCTCGCGGACCGAAGGACAACACGAACAACAGCCGGCTCTACCGCATCGGTCTTAACGAGACCAAGTTGGGACTCGTCGCCCCACCGTGGGTGATGCCAGCCTACGCCTACCTGATGGGCTCGCGTCAGGCGGAGCGGATGCTGCAGCTGGGCGACACACCCGTGGCCGATGATGCGCAAAAGCTTGGGCTCATTGACGAGGTGGCCGCTGATGAGGAGCGGGCAATCGAAGTCGCCTACCAGCAGGCGGAACGCTTTCTCAGCGTGCCACAGCAGTCTCGGTGGATGGCCCGTGATATGATGCGACGCGAGTACCTGCAGATGCTTGCCTCAGACGAAGAGCGCAACTACGATACAGAGTTTTTCACGCAATTTGTGCAGAGCCCTGAGGTGCAGAAGAACCTTGAAAACTACCTGGAACGCCTCAAGAGCCGCTCCCGTAA